Proteins from a genomic interval of Deltaproteobacteria bacterium:
- the lptG gene encoding LPS export ABC transporter permease LptG → MKVLDRYILSEFLKVLAMTVLSILFLFMLIEVMEKLDDLIEKGVPARESLAFFVYKIPFVLGQISPVAVLLAVLISLGTLSRQGEITAVRAGGISMVRAVAPLFVCGVAITAAVIYINESVTPFAMRKVNHIDRLWLKGAKDGVLGNRGLWVRTPAGIYNVLDFDIEKGTMRGVTLYELKRPFGLAGRIHAREAGWKGESWVADEAEIQRFDGNEVVEEKTVKKFVLPGLKAPDEFTNLETSHEKMSFSELRDFILDLEAEGYNTSRYRVDLYGKITFPVVNLIMVLVGVPFALKTGRYGGIAVGVGLSVLIGFSFWIIFAVSRTLGQSGILPPLAAAAFPDVLFFAVGALMFGYVRQ, encoded by the coding sequence GTGAAGGTCCTCGACAGGTACATACTCTCCGAGTTCCTCAAGGTGCTGGCCATGACGGTGCTCTCAATCCTCTTCCTCTTCATGCTCATCGAGGTCATGGAAAAGCTCGACGACCTCATAGAGAAGGGCGTGCCGGCCCGGGAGAGCCTCGCCTTCTTCGTCTACAAGATACCCTTCGTGCTGGGCCAGATATCGCCGGTGGCCGTGCTGCTGGCCGTACTCATCTCGCTCGGCACGCTCAGCAGGCAGGGAGAGATAACGGCCGTGCGCGCCGGGGGGATCAGCATGGTGCGGGCCGTGGCACCGCTCTTTGTCTGCGGCGTGGCCATAACGGCCGCGGTCATCTACATAAACGAGTCCGTAACGCCCTTCGCCATGCGGAAGGTCAACCACATAGACCGCCTGTGGCTCAAGGGCGCAAAGGACGGCGTGCTCGGAAACCGGGGCCTGTGGGTCAGGACCCCGGCGGGCATATACAACGTCCTGGACTTCGACATCGAGAAGGGCACGATGCGGGGCGTAACGCTCTACGAGCTGAAAAGGCCCTTCGGCCTTGCGGGCCGCATCCACGCCAGGGAGGCGGGCTGGAAGGGAGAGAGCTGGGTGGCCGACGAGGCCGAGATCCAGCGTTTCGACGGAAACGAGGTCGTGGAGGAAAAGACGGTCAAGAAGTTCGTCCTGCCGGGACTCAAGGCGCCCGACGAGTTCACCAACCTGGAAACAAGCCACGAGAAGATGAGCTTTTCCGAGCTGCGCGACTTCATACTCGATCTCGAGGCCGAAGGCTACAACACATCGCGCTACAGGGTGGACCTCTACGGCAAGATAACCTTTCCCGTCGTAAACCTCATCATGGTCCTCGTGGGGGTGCCCTTCGCGCTCAAGACGGGCCGCTACGGCGGCATCGCCGTGGGCGTGGGGCTGAGCGTCCTCATCGGCTTCAGCTTCTGGATAATCTTCGCCGTATCGCGCACGCTGGGCCAGAGCGGCATACTGCCGCCCCTCGCGGCCGCCGCCTTCCCCGACGTCCTCTTCTTCGCCGTCGGCGCCCTCATGTTCGGCTACGTGAGACAGTAA